AGGGTGCTAATGCCGTTGTAGACATCGGGTTTGAGGTGACCTCCTATTGTGTAGAGGCGTGGTCAGCATAAAATACCCACTTCTGCTTTCACACAGTTCAATAGATATAGCGAGAAAACTAAACTCACCATTTCGGCCCGTTGCCCCCGAGCAAGCCTGTCTCGCTTCCAGTACCACGAGAGATGGCTTCCCCTTCCCCGTGCTCTGACTCTGCTCAAGACAATGATACGCCGTTGCTGCCCCGGTATAACCAGcaccgatgatgacgatATCACTGGATTCGGGAAGCGTCTCAGTCGACCGATGATTGTCCAGGACATCTGGCTGGGAGCGCCAGAACGAGGTCATGCCTCCGTCGACGGGGAAAGGCTTGGTCATGGTTTAGTGTAGTCAATGTTCACGTTGATAGTTCGATGTAGTGAAAGCTATTGATCCATCACTGTAAAGGATGTTGTACACGTACTTATTATGTATGTGCTATATGCGTTCGTCTTGATCAATGATTGGCTGGGACCTCCGACGTTGAATATAAAATGCGGAGTAGATAATCTATCAATACAGAGTACGTCTGAAGATAAGCAAGGATATATATCTGTTCGCATGCACTTCATATATTCCACAGGTGCTCTACTGATATCGAAAATATTGACTTTTCTTTAACCCCCAGATGCAATAATCCCTGCTGCCATTTCCGGTAAACTATCGGCAGTCACCTCCATCTCCCCAAACAACTCCGGAAGTGGCTGCTTCTCATACACAGTGCAATACGCCCCTTTGAATCTGCACAGATTAGCTTATCATAACTATCATGGGACATATTAAGAAATAGATATGACCTACCCCGTCCGCCTCGCCGCAGAAACATCCCACATATGCGCCGCCGCAAACCACGGCTTCTCCTCACCCTCCGTCCTCAATCTTTCCAACAACGGCCGATACGCCCCGGGATCCGGCTTCCCAACACCAGCCGTATCACACGATAGGAGATTCTCCGAGGGCATCTCAACACCCGCATTACGCAGATACGCACCGACCCGATTTAAATCACCGGCCGTGAGCGCCCAAACCGTAAACCCGGCGTCCTGAAGATTCTGTACGCATTCCAGCGCTCCAGGGCGAAGGTCTAGATTCGCGTATTCCTGCATGATATACGCGAGGTCCTCGTCTGTGCCGACAGACGCGGGGTCAGCAATGCCGGCTTGGTAGAGCATGCGGTGGAATATCTTTTCGAAGATGGTGGCGTAGGGGGTGTAGGCGCCTGATACGCTGAGATAAGTGTATTCTCGTTCGGCGACTTCGACCCAGGTGTAGCCTAGAAAGGATGGTTGGACGCTATGTTCGCGGAGTTTGGGGCCTAGACGGGTGTCGATGGCGTTGTAAATGCGGTCGTAGGAGACGAGGGTTCCTACGACGTCGAATACGACGTTTTTGTTGGCTGACATGACGATAAACTGATTGTTATTTGGTTGGATAGGATGGATAGAATGGATAGGATGGATTTAATTGTGGTTGGTAGCCAATTTATATAGGGCTCGTCACCTCATTTCCCCGCCGGCTTATCTTGTGTGATGCGGAGAAGATCCGTAATGGTTGCAATGGAGATGTACTTTTGAAACAGGTATACCGCGGGCAAAATAAAACGAGAATGAAAACACAAGAATGGGGTTGGCCTTATCTGGACAAGGCCTTGCCCTATCTAGACAGTATCACTGTCCAGTCCAGAGATATACAGATATCAAACTTATCAGATAGGCCGGAGCCGAAGCAATGTGAATATATCTACCAGAATGTATATAGAAGTGTGGGGAATTTTTACATTTCGAAAATAGTCGTCTATGGCTGATTTTGATCAATATTACCTAGAAGGCATGGCGATTCAACAAGATATCCTAAAGGTATCCAAAGATATACCCAGGACCTCTGATATCgaaaaagaagcagcagACGTTGGCAATGGCACGACAGTGGTGCTGGGAACGGCCGTTGACAATGCCGGATATCATCGCAGACTCGGAAGAAGGCAAATCATGATGATGACTTTCGGGGCAGGTGTAGGCACTGGCTTGTATGTGATTCCGAATGAAGCTGTGTCTCCGTATTGCTAACGAGATATAGGTGGGTGGGAACGGGAACAGCCCTGAAATATGGTAATTTATGAAAGAGCGACTGTTCATAGTTTGGAAGGCTAAGTCTTCGCAGCGGGCCCTGCGGGAACTGCCATTGCATATACTATTACTGCGTGAGAGCTGCTTGAACTACGTCCGAAGAAGTAGACTAATCGTGAACTAGCATGATTGTGTATTTGCAGTTCACTTCCATTGGCGAAATGACCACGTACAAGCCCGTCCACGGTGGCTTTATCCGCCAGTGTGCCGAATACGTCGAGCCTGCATTTGGTTTTGCAGTTGGTATCAATTTCTGGTTCAGCGTGAGTCCATACAAATTACCATCTTACCGTGTATTCAAACGGACCACAAAGCAATAGCTAACCCTACCACCATAGTGGGTTATATGCATCCCAGCCGAAATCACCGCCGCCGTATCAGTGCTTGAGTTCTGGCCGGAAACAACTTCCGTGCCTTTGGCAGCGTATATTACTATCTTCCTGGTAGCAATCACTCTCGCAAACGTATTTGGGGTTCGTCTCTATGGCCATGTTGAGTATGTCATGTCGTTCATCAAATGCTTGGCCATTTTTGCAGTCATATTCTTCATGTTTATCATGACATCTGGCGGCATTCCTGCCACAAACGGGCCAATAGAGTTTCGCTACTGGAAGAACCCTGGTGCATTTAACAATGGCATTAAAGGTATTGCCAAAGCGTTCGTCCAGGCTCTCTTTAGCTTTGGAGGAGGTGAGCATATCGCTATAATTGCTGGGGAGGCCAAGGAGCCAAGAAAGACGGTCCGCAACGCCGTTAATCCTATATTTTGGCGAATGGCCACCTTTTTTGTGGTCAATATCTGGCTCGTCGGAATGTGCGTACCAtacgatgatgaagatctcATCAATGGTAGTGGTACCTTGGGGAGCCCCTTCGTCATTGCCATTGAAAGGGCCGGAGTGATGTGGTTCGCGCATGTCACCAATGGGTTTATCTTCCTCACCGTCATCAGCTGTGGGATCACGAGCGCCTATATTGCCAGTCGTAGTCTGgctgctttggctgactTGTCTATTATCCACCCATTTTTCGGTCGGAAGGATACAGTGGGTCGACCGTATGTGTCCTTGCCTATCAGTATTGTTCTGGGAGGAGGTCTCTGTTACCTCAACTGTAGCAACCAGGGGGCTGTTGTATACGGATGGTTCTCGGATTTGGTATGTTTCTACTGTCGTTGACGCAACAAAGCCCAGGCTAATCATTTCATAGGTAGGCATATCGACGCTCTTCCAGTGGGCAGGTATCTTTATCTCTCACATCCGGTTCCGAAGGGGCTTGAAAGCTCAAGGCATGGATTACCACTCCCTTCCCTTCCGGGATTTCGTGGCACCGTATGCTCAATACCTGGCATTGGTAGTCGTAGTGTTCATCGCCGGCTGCGAATTTTACCTTGCCTGTTTCCCATTTGGTGAGAAGGGGTCCGTGAAGAGCTTCTTCTCGTCATACATCGCAGCacctcttttttttcttgattATTTCACATACAAGGTGAGCGTCCACACCATCTTCTCGTTACGGAAGAATTGAATTGGCTAATATTGGTTATCATCATCCGCAGTTCTATTTCAAATCCAAGTTTGTTCGAGCATCCGAGATGGACTTTAAGGAAGCCTTTGCATTTGACGAAGAAGACCGACTGAGAGCCGCAATGACGGATCGGAATGAGCAGGATGGTCCGAAATCGAAACTGATGAAGCGACTCAAATATTTCACACTTGGGTGACCTAGATGAGGAGTCGTGTGCTGTCAAGTGTCATATGTCGGTGCAAAGCAAGGACCAACACTTTGTTAATCCGTCAGAACCTTATTGTAACCTGcatatacagagtacagagtagatgTAAGTTACTCCAGTCAGTTAATAAACCCATGTCTCAGTGTGTTTCCGATTGTGGTCAAGACTGTCCAGCTCGGCCAAGCGCAGTGTAGTGGGCCAGTAATCGGACAGAACGATTCCTGATCCTTGTCTCGGGTACTTGTGGCATAGACGATGACCCTGACAACGGAGACTCGACGTCACTAGAGATTCTTTTCAAGCAACTGTTGTAGTCGTGATGGAGGACGAGGAACTGCATTCCGCTCAGCTGACTCAGCGCAAGTCCCGGGCGGGCGATCTCGGCGCTGTCTGTGATAGTGGTGAAGTATGGCTGCCCCGCGATTCACTGTGCTCTCTTCTCTAGAATTCTGCTGGAGAATTGCATTGTCCGAGTTGAGTCTTGGATCTTAGAGCTTAAAAAGAGTACTGTTTCGATCCAACACACCTCCTCCACATTGAACGCCCTCCGCACTCGTACCCGACGGTCGCAAATTCTTCGCCTCTGGGTCAAGCCTTCGATCCCTTGCACGGTTCCTGAACGTCCCGAGAAGCCCTGTGGCCAGGGTCAGAAACCTTTTCTCTACCTTAACCTCACTTTCTCATTCAACTGCCACTAGTCCAGAATAACGCATCAAAATAAATCGCATATTATTGAAGGTGGGATTGCATCCTCTCGGCCTAATTCTCCCTTATCTTACCCGCATTAAGCTAACTGAGGACCCTCTCCACCGTTCCGTTTCTTCTAGGCTCTTTTTCGGATCTCTCCGTGGAATTTTCAACATCGCCGGCTCTTTTCATTGAACTTCCAGAACTATTGAAAATTTCTAAACCCTTCCTATTCGAAAGGAGCGCATATTCGCATAAGAACAGAAATAAGAAGAGAGGGGTAAAAAGACCGAGAAATAATCCACGGAAGATCCACCGAAATCGATCAGATCGCTACAATCATGGCAGAGCACACGGACAGACCAGCAGAGACCATTCCCGAGGTCGATCCCGCCGATTTCAAGCCGGCGTCGAATGTGGAAGAATTTTCGTTGCCGATGACCGCTGATGATATCGCTCGAATGGACCCGCGTCTCGGGATGGCCATGGCCTCGGGCCTACCTCTCGAAGATGccgatgaagacgacgaggacgaagatATGGATGAGGGCTACGTTGCTGTCGACCATGATGATACCATTGATTTCTCCTGGTTCCGCCGCCCACCAGTGCACCACCGCACCCAGTTGGATGAATTGCACCCGTTCGTGCAGGTCCTGTCCGTATCCAACGTCGACGATTGTGTCCAAGTGGAGAATGCTCTCCCAGAACCTGAGCGTTGCTCTCGCGAAAAAGTATGTTGAAATCGGACCTTGTTCCAATGCTCTGCGGGAGCGATGTGATGTCTTTTCTGGAAATTCTCATTTCGTACCCTATGGTGCCTTCCGTCTGACCAGAGGCATCGCTGTGCATCATTACTCTTACTAACTGGATTGTTTCCTCTTTGAAGTTCCTATACCGCCTTAACAAATGCCCCGAACTCTGCTTAGGTCTCTTTACTCTTCCGCTTATCCAGGAGGGAGAGCCGAAACCTCGCGCGACATTGGTGGGGCATGTTATCGCCACTCGGTCCTCGGCTCCTCGTGTGACAGACAACTCCATGCAGATGCCCGCCAACTGGAGGAACGAACGGGTGACCGTTGAAGATGGAGAGACAATTGGTCATGATGAATACAGCAACACCATTGCTGTGCACTCGCTTGCGGTGCTCCCAGAGCACCAAAACAAACAAGTCGGTACCACTTTGATGAAGTCCTACATTCAGCGGATCAAAGAAGCCGCCATTGCCGATCGTATTGTCCTCATTGCACACGACAACCTAGTGCCTTTCTACCAGGAATTGGGGTTCGAGAACCGTGGACCTAGCGAGTGCAAGTATGGCGGCGGAGGTTGGTATGATATGGTAAgacttctttccttcttgtAATCGAATGAAGACTAATAGAAATAGTCACTGGAACTTGCGGATAGTTATCTATATTGTTAAATGGCTGCTTATTTCGTTCTGCATCGCTTGGTGGTATGGACATTGTCGGTTGCATTCCCCCTTCTGGCTTTCACTTTGTCCTTTTGCTTCTCTTTTCGTTTATTTGCGGTTTGATTTTACAGGGCTGGTCCAAGGAATCTAAGAGCAACGGAGTTCTGTGCTGGGCTATGACGACTAACTCTATGATGTCCAAGTTAAGCAGGGCGGTTATCTGGCGTACTATAGTGCACGGTAGTAGCAATGTACATGACGATATGACTGATCTTTGCTATAACATTGCTGTAGACTGCTGTAGAGTGCACTCTGTACATAACTAGTAGCTGTAACTCTGTGGAGTAGGTTAGTAACATGCTCACCGCCTGGCAGAACAGCCCACCGCCCAGCAATTTTTTTCCCGCTCATCCAACTTTTTTTGTcctcacaacaacaatcgGCATTCAAGAGTCGTTTTTTATTGATCTCGACTCGGCCCATCATGAAGACAACGTGGAAGGATGTGAGTTTTGTTTTGCTATTATATGCGTTAACCTGCACGGTAAATCGTGGTGATGGCAGTGTACTGATTGCGAGTTTTTCGCCGCTCGATTAGATCGCACCTGTGCCCACCAGCCAGGAATTCCTGGACATTGTCCTGAGTCGCACGCAGCGACAGCTTCCTACGCAGATTCGTGCTGGTTTTAAGATCAGTCGTATTCGAGGTATTTAGGGACCCAATAAATTGCGTTAAAACCGGTGGTAGATGCGATCAAAAAGTAAAAAGTGGTTGAACATGGTCGCTGATAAAAAATCTTTTTCTGCCATGCAGGTTTCTATACTCGGAAGGTCAAGTACACACAAGAAACTTTCTGCGAGAAGTTCCAAGGGATTCTCGATGGATTCCCGAGATTGCAGGATATTCATCCTTTCCGTAAGGCACCCAGAATTGACAGTTTTCGTTGGGCTCGACATTATCTGACCAATTGCTTCCAGACAAGGATTTGATGAACACTCTTTATGATGCCGACCACTTCAAGATCGCCCTTGGTCAGGTCTCGACTGCCAAGCACCTCATCGAAACTGTTTCTCGCGACTACGTCCGTTTGATTAAATATGCGCAGTCCTTGTTCCAGTGCAAACAGCTCAAGCGCGCTGCGCTGGGTCGTATGGCCACCATCTGCAGACGTCTGAAAGATCCTCTCGTCTACTTGGAGCAGGTCCGTCAGCATTTGGGTCGTCTGCCCTCGATTGATCCCAACACCCGTACCTTGTTGATTTGCGGTTACCCCAACGTCGGAAAGTCCAGCTTCCTGCGCAGCGTTACCCGTGCCGATGTCGACGTTCAGCCTTATGCTTTCACCACCAAGAGTTTGTTCGTCGGTCATTTCGATTACAAGTACCTGCGATTCCAGGCTATCGACACCCCTGGTATTTTGGACCACCCTCTGGAGGAAATGAACACCATTGAAATGCAGTCCATTACCGCAGTTGCTCACCTTCGTTCCGCCATCATGTATTTCATGGATCTGTCCGAGCAGTGTGGATACTCCGTTGCCGATCAGATCAAGCTCTTCCACAGCATTCGACCCCTGTTTGCCAACAAGATCGTGTTCCTTGTGATCAACAAGATTGACGTCAGACGGCCAGAGGACTTGGAGCCCGAATACCAGCAGGAGATCCAGAACATTCTCAACTCTGGCGATGTTGAACTTTTGCAGCTGTCTTGTACCACCACTGAAGGTGTCACTGGTGTGAAGAACGCTGCTTGTGACAAGCTCTTGGCCGAGAGAGTTTCGCAGAAACTCAAGTCTGGTTCCAACAACGCTGGTACCCCTGGTGGACGACTTGGTGATGTCCTTTCCCGTATCCACGTCGCCCAGCCTACTGGTGGTGTGCAGCGTGAGACCTTCATTCCCGATGCTGTGAAGAATTTGAGGAAATACGACAAGGACGATCCGGAGCGCAAGAAGCTCGAGCGGGACATCGAAGAGGAGAacggtggtgctggtgtttaCAACATCGACCTCAAGAAGACCTACGACCTGGCAGACGACGAATGGAAGCATGACAAGATCCCCGAAGTCTGGAATGGCAAGAACATCTACGACTTTGTGGATCCGGATATCGAGGCCAAGCTCGCCACt
This region of Aspergillus chevalieri M1 DNA, chromosome 4, nearly complete sequence genomic DNA includes:
- a CDS encoding putative 2-haloalkanoic acid dehalogenase (COG:E;~EggNog:ENOG410PKRR;~InterPro:IPR036412,IPR023198,IPR023214,IPR006439;~PFAM:PF00702;~go_function: GO:0016787 - hydrolase activity [Evidence IEA]) — protein: MSANKNVVFDVVGTLVSYDRIYNAIDTRLGPKLREHSVQPSFLGYTWVEVAEREYTYLSVSGAYTPYATIFEKIFHRMLYQAGIADPASVGTDEDLAYIMQEYANLDLRPGALECVQNLQDAGFTVWALTAGDLNRVGAYLRNAGVEMPSENLLSCDTAGVGKPDPGAYRPLLERLRTEGEEKPWFAAAHMWDVSAARRTGFKGAYCTVYEKQPLPELFGEMEVTADSLPEMAAGIIASGG
- a CDS encoding uncharacterized protein (COG:E;~EggNog:ENOG410Q22P;~InterPro:IPR004841;~PFAM:PF13520,PF00324;~TransMembrane:10 (i21-49o61-83i95-115o176-197i209-226o232-253i274-293o299-324i345-369o381-399i);~go_component: GO:0016020 - membrane [Evidence IEA];~go_process: GO:0055085 - transmembrane transport [Evidence IEA]), with the translated sequence MTTYKPVHGGFIRQCAEYVEPAFGFAVGINFWFSWVICIPAEITAAVSVLEFWPETTSVPLAAYITIFLVAITLANVFGVRLYGHVEYVMSFIKCLAIFAVIFFMFIMTSGGIPATNGPIEFRYWKNPGAFNNGIKGIAKAFVQALFSFGGGEHIAIIAGEAKEPRKTVRNAVNPIFWRMATFFVVNIWLVGMCVPYDDEDLINGSGTLGSPFVIAIERAGVMWFAHVTNGFIFLTVISCGITSAYIASRSLAALADLSIIHPFFGRKDTVGRPYVSLPISIVLGGGLCYLNCSNQGAVVYGWFSDLVGISTLFQWAGIFISHIRFRRGLKAQGMDYHSLPFRDFVAPYAQYLALVVVVFIAGCEFYLACFPFGEKGSVKSFFSSYIAAPLFFLDYFTYKFYFKSKFVRASEMDFKEAFAFDEEDRLRAAMTDRNEQDGPKSKLMKRLKYFTLG
- a CDS encoding polyamine acetyltransferase (COG:K;~EggNog:ENOG410PJFM;~InterPro:IPR000182,IPR016181;~PFAM:PF13673,PF13508,PF00583;~go_function: GO:0008080 - N-acetyltransferase activity [Evidence IEA]); protein product: MAEHTDRPAETIPEVDPADFKPASNVEEFSLPMTADDIARMDPRLGMAMASGLPLEDADEDDEDEDMDEGYVAVDHDDTIDFSWFRRPPVHHRTQLDELHPFVQVLSVSNVDDCVQVENALPEPERCSREKFLYRLNKCPELCLGLFTLPLIQEGEPKPRATLVGHVIATRSSAPRVTDNSMQMPANWRNERVTVEDGETIGHDEYSNTIAVHSLAVLPEHQNKQVGTTLMKSYIQRIKEAAIADRIVLIAHDNLVPFYQELGFENRGPSECKYGGGGWYDMSLELADSYLYC
- the NOG1 gene encoding putative GTPase NOG1 (BUSCO:EOG092619NK;~COG:S;~EggNog:ENOG410PFNA;~InterPro:IPR024926,IPR012973,IPR027417,IPR010674, IPR031167,IPR041623;~PFAM:PF02421,PF06858,PF17835,PF08155,PF01926;~antiSMASH:Cluster_4.4;~go_component: GO:0005730 - nucleolus [Evidence IEA];~go_function: GO:0005525 - GTP binding [Evidence IEA]) — translated: MKTTWKDIAPVPTSQEFLDIVLSRTQRQLPTQIRAGFKISRIRGFYTRKVKYTQETFCEKFQGILDGFPRLQDIHPFHKDLMNTLYDADHFKIALGQVSTAKHLIETVSRDYVRLIKYAQSLFQCKQLKRAALGRMATICRRLKDPLVYLEQVRQHLGRLPSIDPNTRTLLICGYPNVGKSSFLRSVTRADVDVQPYAFTTKSLFVGHFDYKYLRFQAIDTPGILDHPLEEMNTIEMQSITAVAHLRSAIMYFMDLSEQCGYSVADQIKLFHSIRPLFANKIVFLVINKIDVRRPEDLEPEYQQEIQNILNSGDVELLQLSCTTTEGVTGVKNAACDKLLAERVSQKLKSGSNNAGTPGGRLGDVLSRIHVAQPTGGVQRETFIPDAVKNLRKYDKDDPERKKLERDIEEENGGAGVYNIDLKKTYDLADDEWKHDKIPEVWNGKNIYDFVDPDIEAKLATLEEEEEKLEGEGYYESDESVEDAEDADIRMKADLIREKRALMRNEAKMRKSLKNRAQIPRTAKAKKLSQMEQALDSAGYDIDAAAARARSQSQTRGRPLTREADDNNDGDAMDVDADPRQAIAKAKARARSQAATNRLEDGVQDEAQRTKADRLKKLGQKKMNRMARAGEADRHTTASLPKHLVCLPFKLILFRVLYTNYVKVHRKAHNRQDTTSLRTWVGMLTKRRSPILIFFLLTLEFRVFKNWRLG